In one Rugosibacter aromaticivorans genomic region, the following are encoded:
- the kdpA gene encoding potassium-transporting ATPase subunit KdpA, with protein MTTQSWLLLAVYLVVLLATVKPLGLFMAKLIDGGPRWQPLARFENDVFRLCGIGHEEMSWRRYALAVLLFSVVGVLVVYLLQRLQSWLPLNPQQMRNVAPDSSFNTAISFVTNTNWQGYAGEATMSYLTQMLGLAVQNFLSAATGIAVAFALIRGFARHSMQTIGNFWTDIYRVTAYLLLPLSFVFALALVSQGVIQNFATYQEVTMLEPTTYEAPKLDAAGQPVKDAAGNVVNETLRVSRQTLPMGPIASQEAIKMMGTNGGGFLNANSAHPFENPTWLSNLLQMLAIFLIPAGLVYAFGRAIGDTRQGWAMLAAMTLLFVGAAIAAMSFEQQGNPLLAKLGADQTASAMQSGGNMEGKETRFGIAASGLFATITTAASCGAVNAMHDSFTPLGGLVPMVLMQLGEVVFGGVGSGLYNMLMYAILAVFVAGLMIGRTPEYLGKKIEAFDMKMVSITILMTPALVLLGTAIAVLAGAGKAGVANPAAHGFSEILYAFSSAANNNGSAFAGLSANTPFYNGWLGVAMWFGRFAVIVPVLAIAGSLAAKKRLAQGPGTVPTHGLLFVGLLMGTVLLVGALTYVPALALGPVVEHLILRAGN; from the coding sequence ATGACTACCCAATCCTGGTTGTTGTTGGCAGTTTATCTCGTCGTGCTGCTGGCGACAGTCAAACCGCTGGGTTTATTTATGGCCAAGCTCATTGACGGCGGTCCGCGCTGGCAGCCGCTTGCGCGTTTCGAGAACGATGTGTTTCGTTTATGCGGCATCGGGCACGAGGAAATGAGTTGGCGCCGATATGCGCTGGCGGTTCTCTTGTTCAGCGTGGTGGGTGTCCTCGTGGTGTACCTCCTGCAGCGTCTGCAAAGCTGGTTGCCGCTTAATCCGCAGCAGATGCGAAACGTGGCGCCGGATTCGAGCTTCAACACCGCCATCAGCTTTGTCACCAATACCAACTGGCAGGGTTATGCCGGCGAGGCGACCATGAGTTATCTCACCCAGATGCTCGGGCTCGCGGTGCAGAATTTTCTGTCCGCCGCGACCGGCATCGCTGTTGCCTTCGCCCTGATTCGCGGCTTTGCGCGTCACTCGATGCAAACCATCGGCAACTTCTGGACGGATATTTATCGCGTCACGGCCTATCTGCTGTTACCGCTGTCGTTTGTTTTTGCGCTGGCGCTAGTGAGCCAGGGGGTGATCCAGAACTTTGCCACCTACCAGGAAGTTACCATGCTGGAGCCGACAACCTATGAGGCGCCCAAGCTCGACGCCGCCGGCCAGCCGGTAAAAGACGCTGCTGGTAACGTGGTGAATGAAACCCTGCGCGTGAGCAGGCAAACCCTGCCCATGGGGCCGATTGCCTCGCAGGAGGCGATCAAGATGATGGGCACCAATGGCGGTGGTTTTCTCAATGCCAATTCGGCGCATCCGTTCGAGAACCCGACGTGGCTTTCGAACCTCCTGCAAATGCTGGCGATTTTTCTGATTCCGGCGGGCTTGGTCTATGCGTTTGGCAGGGCGATCGGCGACACGCGCCAAGGTTGGGCGATGTTGGCCGCGATGACCTTGCTCTTCGTTGGCGCTGCAATCGCAGCCATGAGCTTCGAGCAACAGGGCAACCCATTGCTCGCCAAACTCGGCGCTGACCAGACGGCGAGCGCGATGCAATCGGGCGGCAACATGGAAGGCAAGGAAACGCGCTTCGGTATTGCTGCTTCCGGCTTGTTCGCCACCATCACCACCGCCGCTTCGTGCGGTGCGGTCAACGCCATGCACGATTCTTTCACGCCGCTCGGCGGGCTGGTGCCAATGGTGCTGATGCAGCTCGGCGAAGTGGTGTTCGGCGGCGTCGGCTCGGGGCTGTACAACATGCTGATGTACGCCATCCTGGCGGTATTCGTCGCCGGCCTGATGATCGGTCGTACGCCGGAATACCTCGGCAAGAAGATCGAGGCCTTTGATATGAAAATGGTCTCGATAACTATCTTGATGACCCCGGCGCTGGTGCTGCTCGGCACCGCAATTGCCGTGCTGGCGGGTGCCGGCAAGGCCGGCGTGGCCAATCCTGCGGCACATGGCTTTTCGGAAATTCTGTACGCGTTCTCGTCCGCCGCCAACAACAACGGTAGCGCTTTTGCCGGCCTGTCCGCCAACACGCCCTTCTACAACGGCTGGCTGGGCGTGGCGATGTGGTTCGGACGCTTCGCGGTGATCGTGCCGGTGCTGGCCATTGCTGGCTCACTGGCGGCCAAGAAGCGGCTGGCACAGGGGCCGGGGACAGTGCCGACGCATGGCTTGCTATTCGTCGGTCTGTTGATGGGCACCGTGCTGCTGGTCGGCGCGCTGACCTATGTTCCGGCGCTGGCGTTAGGGCCGGTGGTCGAGCATCTAATCCTGCGGGCCGGAAACTGA
- a CDS encoding BrnA antitoxin family protein has protein sequence MSKISKRPAIRMPTIAEDKAITAAARSDPDAQPLTPKQLKAMVPTQALRGRPKSENKKLLVSVRYSPEVVAYFKSTGEGWQSRMDGVLRQYVARHSRSA, from the coding sequence ATGTCGAAAATATCTAAGCGCCCCGCCATTCGCATGCCAACCATAGCGGAAGACAAAGCCATTACTGCGGCAGCCAGAAGTGACCCTGACGCACAGCCGCTGACGCCAAAGCAACTGAAAGCCATGGTGCCAACGCAGGCATTGCGTGGACGGCCGAAATCAGAAAACAAAAAGCTGCTCGTCTCAGTACGCTACAGCCCCGAAGTGGTTGCCTACTTCAAGTCCACCGGCGAAGGTTGGCAATCGCGAATGGATGGTGTGCTCCGTCAGTACGTGGCACGTCATTCCCGTAGCGCTTGA
- a CDS encoding CoA-binding protein yields MPITDTQEITRWLTRTKVIAIVGLSPKTDRPSHAVAQFLLVRGYDIIPVNPACKEMLGRPCYPDLALIPRAVDMVDVFRKAEDVLPIAQEAIRIGAKCLWLQLGVINPQAVALAEAAGLAVVEDRCLKIEYTQRFGLQPVGGLSV; encoded by the coding sequence ATGCCGATTACGGATACACAAGAAATTACGCGTTGGTTGACCCGTACCAAAGTGATTGCCATCGTCGGGCTTTCGCCCAAAACTGACCGGCCGAGCCATGCGGTTGCGCAGTTTTTGCTGGTGCGCGGCTATGACATCATTCCGGTGAATCCGGCGTGTAAGGAAATGCTTGGCCGACCGTGCTATCCCGATCTGGCGTTGATTCCGCGTGCGGTGGATATGGTGGATGTATTTCGCAAAGCGGAGGATGTGCTGCCGATTGCGCAAGAAGCGATACGCATCGGCGCGAAATGTCTCTGGCTGCAACTCGGCGTCATCAATCCGCAAGCCGTGGCGCTGGCAGAAGCCGCCGGACTGGCGGTGGTGGAAGATCGCTGCCTCAAGATAGAGTACACACAGCGGTTTGGCTTGCAGCCAGTGGGCGGATTGTCCGTTTGA
- the kdpF gene encoding K(+)-transporting ATPase subunit F: MSAIYVPGAAAAALLLVYLVYALIKAEDF; encoded by the coding sequence ATGAGCGCAATCTATGTTCCCGGTGCTGCGGCCGCGGCGCTGCTGCTGGTCTATCTCGTCTACGCATTGATCAAGGCGGAGGACTTCTAA